In Candidatus Accumulibacter cognatus, the genomic window TTGTAAACGAAGTCGCCAATCAACATCAGGCAGACGTCTTTTTGTACCTGGGATCGATCGACCGCCATGGATACGAGGATATTTCTCGTCTTTGCCGGGAAGAGAAGACAAGGGCAAAAGTCCTGTTGGTCCTCAGCACGCTCGGGGGAGACGCCCATGCCGGCTATCGCATAGCGCGGGCATTGACTCATCACTACGGAGGGTATTCGATCCTCGTGCCGGGGTTGTGCAAGAGTGCGGGCACGCTGATCTGCTTGGGAGCCAGGGAGCTGATTATGGCCGACCAAGCCGAACTAGGCCCTCTCGATGTACAGGTCCGCAAATCTGATGAACTATTCGATATGGGCTCTGGCCTGGATACCGTGCAGGCGTTGAACTACCTTCAGGACCAAGCCATGAACGCCTTTCGCAACTACATGGTCGACTTGACGGTAGGCGGTGGGATCAGCACACGCATGGCTGCGGAGATCGCATCGAAGTTAGCTACCGGGCTTTTCGGACCGGTCTACGGGCAGATTGACCCGATACGGGTAGCTGAAATGCAGCGAGCAATCGAGATTGCCTACGCTTACGGCGAGAGACTATCCTCTGCGTCAAAGAACCTCAAAGCGGATGCGTTGGGCCGCCTGGTTTCCAACTATCCGTCGCATAGCTTTGTGATCGACCGCAAGGAAGCGCGGGAAATATTCGCCGAGATTCGTCAGGCGACCGGCTTCGAGCAGGAACTAGCTTTGGCGACCTATTCCGACAACCCAGGCCAGCTTGGCGGTCCGGCCACCGTCTTGAATTTGAACAATCTATCAACGGAGGCGACACATGAGTCATCCAACCACACCGAGGATGCCGGAACCGCTGCGCCAGGCATTGAGACAAACGAACGCGCGGGCGGCAAGGCTGGCGAGAATGGTCATTGAGGGCCAGCGCCCAATGGCTGGACAACCGTCAACCAGCGGCAAGAGCTTCGGCACTATGCAGCGCCAACTGATCATCAAGAAGGATGAGGGATAAGAGAAGCGAGAAGCGGCTCATATTATTGGTCATCCAGCGCGATTCTGCAGGTCCAGCCCCGGCCCCGTGCCGGGGTTTTTTTGCCCGTCGACAGCCCATAGCCCGTAGGTTGGGCTGAGGCCACGAAGCCCAACACCCCCCAACCCGGCAACGCCATCCTGGAATGTTGGGCTTCCTTCATCAGCCCAACCTACGCGCTGCGGGATCTTTCCCGGATGCGGGAATGCCTCCAGGACGAAACTTAACGCCGGTTTAACGCGGGTGTTTTTCGCTGGGAATACCTGAGCCTGCCCGGACTTGTCGAACGCCTGAAATCGCGATTCCGCGCCCCGGCCCCGTGCCGGGGTTTTTTTGGGCGCGCGCTCCGGCGCCTACCCCCGCAGCCGCCCCGCCAGGTACTCCAGCAGCTTCCTCGCGATCTTCGCTTCGTCGGCCTCGGTGAGCTTGAGAAACGGCCGCGCCGGCATCTCGATGGTATGCGCGCCGCGCGTGTGCCACTGGGCAAAGTTGGACCGGCGCTTTTGCACGAAGCGGTTGCCGACCGTGCCATCCTTGGCCTGTTTGAAATACGCTTGCTGACTGCGCGCCGGCATCTCGATCTTGCCGCCAAACTGGTGGATCGCGGCATAGACCACGTTGGTGCCGACACTCGCCGAATGATCGTCCGCCTGCGGCGTGATGCTCGACAGCAGACTCTGGCCGCCGCCGCGCCGGATCAGGATCTGATCGCCGTAGCCGTGTTTGCGCTTGTAGGCCAGCGTGGCCGGTTTCAGGGCTTGCCAGCGCGGCCGGCCGGACTGCGCGAAGTTTTCCATCACCGCATCGTGCAGGATGCCGGCCACGACCGGCATGACCGGCCCCGGACGCGCCAGGCTGCTGGCCAGGCGCTGGAGCGCCGCGGCGATGTCGGGGCCTTCGATTTGGATCGTGATCATGGTTGGGCTATACTGAGGTTAGCTGATTGCGGTCGTACAAGCTCCCGACTGACGCATCCAAAGGAACCGCACAGTGCCCCCTGATGAGTCGGCGTCAGGGGGTTTCCGGCTTCCGGTAGAGCAGAAATCCGTCGCGCTGACGCTCGATATAGCGCAGACGAGCCGCCGGCCCACGGTCCGCCTGCGACATCATCGCGGTGGACCCGGACCACCCGTCTTTCCCGTACTCGAATACCGACAGCCCGTATTGTGGGCCATCGTCGCCCATCACCTCAAAGCTGCGGAGATATCGCCGCTTGAGCCGCCAGGTTCCTGGGGCCTCGCGCGACTCCTCCCAGCGCAGCCAGATCTCGTCCGGCGCCTGGACGGACTCGGCGAGCAAGCGCATGAACGGTCCGCGCCCGTCCTTGGCTGCCTTCCAGTTGCCCGCCCCATCCTGAAACAGCGCCTCATCGATGACCAGGGGCGCGCCGGTCACATCCCTGAACACCACGCCCTGGTCCACGTCGGCGCCGAATTCGGCCAGGAAGGCGTGCGCGTAGTCCTCGGGCGGCAAGCCGGGCGCCAGCAGGCGATCGGCGGCGACCCGCGTGGGCGCCGGCAGATCGGGCAAGGGCACGCCAGGGCTGAAGGTGCGCGGCAAGTCGTCCAGCGGCGGCGGCGCAAAGGGCTTGAGCGCGGCGGCGCCGGGGTTATAGCTCCACCCCGCGTCGGGCGCGAAAAACTTGCCCGGCGCGTACTCGAAGCGCGTCACCGTGGCCGTCGGCCCGTCCGGATGGCGGCTGGTCGACACTTCGATGTCCGACAGCCGGCCTTCGCTGCTCGACAGATCGATGCCGCGCGCCTGCAGGTCTTCGGCATCGAGGGCGCGCACGCCGCAACGGCAGCGGAATCCATTCGGCGGAAAGTGGGTCCGCCAGATCGGGTCATCATGGCGGAACGTGCGGCCATTGAGCGCCGCGTGCGCCGGCCGCGTGCGGCTATCCATCACCGCCACGTATTGCCAGTACGGCCGGTCGGCGACGTTGGCCAGGAAGGCCTGATAGCGCCCGGCCATGTAGGCCGACTGCAGATTGGTGTCGAAGATCGTCGCCAGGCGGCGCGGCGTCAGCCCCTTGCCGGCCATCTCCCCGGTGACCGGGTCCACCTGCGCCTCGTATCCCCACCAGCCTTTGCGTTGCAGCAGCGGCGTTAAATTCCGCAGATAGTCCTGCCGCGTCGTGCCCTCTTTTAACGCGTCGACCAGGCCCGCCTTGAGATCGGCGAGCACGTCCACCTTCATCACCCCGGCCGCGGTGAAGGCTTTCGCGTGCGCCTCCTGCCAGACGTCCCGCCAGGAGAAGCCGATCGCATAGCCCTTGCTTTCCAGATAGGCGATGGCGTCCTCGGGCGGCAGCCGGCACGCGTAGGCGAGGTCAGGAACGTCCGGCACTCAGGCGCCCCCAGACATCGGCCACGAAAATGGCGCGGGCGAGCAGCGTTTCCAGCGCGCCGCTATCGAGTTTCGGGAAGGCCGCCAACAGCGCGTCGCCGGCCTCGTCGGGCGTTTCGCCGGCCTGTAGCGCGGCGATCGCCGGCGCCAGCAGGGCCTGCAGGGCGGCCTGGCTGTCCGCGCCCGGCAGATTCGCCAGCGCGGCGTCGAGCACCGCCTGGTCGGCCGCGGCCGAATCCGGCGGCGGGTCGGCCGCCAGTGCGGCCAGGCCGGACTGGGGCGGCGGCTTCTTCGGGGGGGCGCTGCCCTGCTCCTTACCCTGCTCCTTGCCCTGTTCCTTGCCCGGCCCCTTGCCCTGCCCCTGCTGGCCCTCTTCCGCGGGATCGGGCGCCCGCGCGCCCAGGACGGCCTCCCCTTCGGCCGGCAGCGGGATGCGCAGCTTGTCGTGCGCCCAGGAAATGGGAACCTGCATGCCGATGCCGGTCAGCTTGGGCAGGGCTTCGGCGAACTGCGTCAGGTCTTCGGCTTCACTGGTGTCGAAGACCAGGCGCGGGCAGCGCGCGAGGCCGTCGATCCGGCCGCGGTTGAGCGCCACCAGGGGATAGAGCAGGTCGCGCGTGAGCGTGCCCTCGATCTGCCGAGCGTCGGCTTGCAGGATGTCGCGGCGGACTTCGTCGTGCAGATCGGCGTTGCCGCTGCCGATGCCGGTCGCCCTGGCTTCGGCGCTCATCGTCTGCCCGAGGATCGCCTTGGATTCGCTGCGCTCCGCCCAGTCGACCATGGCGAGGTGCGACGAATGGCCGGCGCCGCCGCCACTGGCGGCCTGGTTGATTTCGATCTGCATGTCGGCGGGCATGATCCCGCGCGCGTCGTGGCCGATCGCCGTGACGGCGCGCAGCAGGCTGGCCTTCTCCTCTTCGGTCGCGCCGGAAAAATACTTGCCGATCAGGATCGGCAAACCGAAGGTTTCGAGGTATTCCGCGAAATCACCGATCGCGTAGGTCTTGTACAAAAACGGCCAGACCAGGACGCGGTGCAGGCCCAGACGGCCCAGATACCCGGTCTTGGCGCGGCCGTAGGTGTGCATCACCCAGCCAAAGGGCTGCAGCGCGGCGCCGTCCGGGCTGGCATCGCGCAGGCGCAGCTCGCGGCGCGTCCGGTCGAGCCGAAACCATTCCTGTGGGCGGGGATGGAAGGCGGGCAGCAGCTCGCCGCCTTCCCGGCGCCACTCCAGTTCGACGGACGCAAAGCCGTGGCCAATGCCGTCCATCAGGGCGACCAGCAGTTCCTCGAAGGGGTCGGCGGCGTCGGTGAGAACGTCGGTGAGCCATTCGGCGTGCCCCTTTTCGGCAGCGGTGGCGTTTCGCGGCGGTTTGATGGACCAGTCGAGGCAAAGGATGGCGCGCTGGCGCTTGCCCATTTCGGCCGAGAGATGGGCGTCGCGCTCCTCCATGTCGGAAAACAGGCGGTGCTGCGCCCAGAGGTCGCCCTGGTCGGCGGCGCGCAGGGTGGCGGCGAGGCGGGCGGGGCTGAGGCCGTTGAGCTGGCTGGTGAGGTATTCGTTTTGCAGCGTCCTGATGCGGGCGGTTTGGGGTTCGCGCAGGGCGCCGGTGTCGATGGGACGGCCGTATTGGTCGACAAGGCGGGGCATCAGAGCATCCTCCGGGTGGGGTATTCGGCGTCGTCGGCGCCCTCGTCGGCGAGGCCGCGGCGGGGGACGGACTGGAAGCCGGTGCAGGCGAGGCTGGGGTCGGACGCGGCGTGGCAGGCGAGAAAGCACGCCCAGGCGCGGTCGGCGTGGCCGTCGCCTTCGCCATCGACGAGGAAGCGCGGCGCGCCGGTCGCCGAGGCGGCTTTCTTGAGGCTGTGCAGGTCCGCGCGCAGGGCGTAGTCCCCTTCTGGGATGCGGATGCGGCGGTCTTCGAAGGCCTGTTTGCCGAGGCCGGCGAGCAGTTGCTTGTGGGCGGCGGTGAACAGCACGCCCTCGACGCGCATCGTGCCGTGCCGGCGCTGCGCGTCCTCGACGGGTTTCTCGCCCATGCCGGTCTGGTCCATGGCGGCGCGGACGATGCGGTAGCGGAGAAACACGCCGTC contains:
- a CDS encoding SppA protein; translated protein: MRAIVNEVANQHQADVFLYLGSIDRHGYEDISRLCREEKTRAKVLLVLSTLGGDAHAGYRIARALTHHYGGYSILVPGLCKSAGTLICLGARELIMADQAELGPLDVQVRKSDELFDMGSGLDTVQALNYLQDQAMNAFRNYMVDLTVGGGISTRMAAEIASKLATGLFGPVYGQIDPIRVAEMQRAIEIAYAYGERLSSASKNLKADALGRLVSNYPSHSFVIDRKEAREIFAEIRQATGFEQELALATYSDNPGQLGGPATVLNLNNLSTEATHESSNHTEDAGTAAPGIETNERAGGKAGENGH
- a CDS encoding minor capsid protein, with protein sequence MPDVPDLAYACRLPPEDAIAYLESKGYAIGFSWRDVWQEAHAKAFTAAGVMKVDVLADLKAGLVDALKEGTTRQDYLRNLTPLLQRKGWWGYEAQVDPVTGEMAGKGLTPRRLATIFDTNLQSAYMAGRYQAFLANVADRPYWQYVAVMDSRTRPAHAALNGRTFRHDDPIWRTHFPPNGFRCRCGVRALDAEDLQARGIDLSSSEGRLSDIEVSTSRHPDGPTATVTRFEYAPGKFFAPDAGWSYNPGAAALKPFAPPPLDDLPRTFSPGVPLPDLPAPTRVAADRLLAPGLPPEDYAHAFLAEFGADVDQGVVFRDVTGAPLVIDEALFQDGAGNWKAAKDGRGPFMRLLAESVQAPDEIWLRWEESREAPGTWRLKRRYLRSFEVMGDDGPQYGLSVFEYGKDGWSGSTAMMSQADRGPAARLRYIERQRDGFLLYRKPETP
- a CDS encoding phage virion morphogenesis protein; translated protein: MITIQIEGPDIAAALQRLASSLARPGPVMPVVAGILHDAVMENFAQSGRPRWQALKPATLAYKRKHGYGDQILIRRGGGQSLLSSITPQADDHSASVGTNVVYAAIHQFGGKIEMPARSQQAYFKQAKDGTVGNRFVQKRRSNFAQWHTRGAHTIEMPARPFLKLTEADEAKIARKLLEYLAGRLRG
- a CDS encoding DUF935 domain-containing protein, which gives rise to MPRLVDQYGRPIDTGALREPQTARIRTLQNEYLTSQLNGLSPARLAATLRAADQGDLWAQHRLFSDMEERDAHLSAEMGKRQRAILCLDWSIKPPRNATAAEKGHAEWLTDVLTDAADPFEELLVALMDGIGHGFASVELEWRREGGELLPAFHPRPQEWFRLDRTRRELRLRDASPDGAALQPFGWVMHTYGRAKTGYLGRLGLHRVLVWPFLYKTYAIGDFAEYLETFGLPILIGKYFSGATEEEKASLLRAVTAIGHDARGIMPADMQIEINQAASGGGAGHSSHLAMVDWAERSESKAILGQTMSAEARATGIGSGNADLHDEVRRDILQADARQIEGTLTRDLLYPLVALNRGRIDGLARCPRLVFDTSEAEDLTQFAEALPKLTGIGMQVPISWAHDKLRIPLPAEGEAVLGARAPDPAEEGQQGQGKGPGKEQGKEQGKEQGSAPPKKPPPQSGLAALAADPPPDSAAADQAVLDAALANLPGADSQAALQALLAPAIAALQAGETPDEAGDALLAAFPKLDSGALETLLARAIFVADVWGRLSAGRS